In a genomic window of Argonema galeatum A003/A1:
- a CDS encoding RibD family protein, translating into MNQPHTTVVLAMSADGKIADAKGSPARFGSPADKAHLEKQIASSDGVLFGAGTLRAYGTTLSVSNPHLLKQREQQSKPLQPVQIVCSASAAIDTKLRFFSQPIPRWLLTTASGAQKWQLNSEFERILVFETSKVEIDWVAAFAQLAQLGLARLAVLGGGKLVASLLRANLIDELWLTVCPLILGGASAPTPVEGAGFLPDLAPRLELLAVQQVEEEVFLHYRLQH; encoded by the coding sequence ATGAACCAACCCCATACCACTGTTGTTCTAGCTATGAGTGCGGATGGCAAGATTGCCGATGCCAAAGGGTCCCCCGCACGGTTCGGTTCCCCAGCTGATAAAGCACACCTGGAAAAACAGATCGCTTCTTCTGACGGGGTATTATTTGGTGCTGGGACGCTGCGTGCCTACGGAACAACGCTGAGCGTTTCTAATCCCCATCTGCTCAAACAACGAGAACAGCAAAGCAAACCACTACAACCAGTGCAGATTGTTTGCTCAGCTTCCGCAGCTATTGACACCAAATTGCGCTTCTTTTCTCAGCCGATTCCCCGCTGGTTGCTCACTACAGCTAGCGGTGCCCAAAAATGGCAATTAAACTCGGAATTTGAGCGAATTTTGGTTTTTGAGACATCAAAGGTCGAGATTGACTGGGTGGCGGCTTTTGCACAGCTGGCACAGCTTGGTTTGGCACGATTGGCGGTTTTAGGCGGCGGCAAACTGGTAGCATCGCTGCTAAGAGCTAATTTAATTGATGAATTATGGCTGACGGTTTGCCCCTTGATTTTAGGCGGAGCATCTGCACCAACGCCAGTGGAAGGGGCGGGATTTTTACCTGATTTGGCTCCTCGTCTCGAACTTTTAGCAGTTCAACAGGTTGAGGAAGAAGTGTTTTTGCATTATCGCCTGCAACATTAG
- the psb32 gene encoding photosystem II repair protein Psb32: protein MKQLLYQISSWRNYLQRLMLSVVLILATTVLVADPAFATGVYEMPSLAAGSSTWVLDKGEVVSRVTEGKISSLLENLAKQTGNEVRIVTIRHLDYDETIESFTNKLFEKWFPTPEAQANQTLLTIDTVTNSTAIRTGDKVKSIMPDEIAQSVASETVQVPLRQGDKYNQAFEDAGDRLVAVLSGQPDPGPPQVVAENVRVEGTFKKAEETDKGSSTVWVVGLLIAATVIPMATYFWYQSMSS, encoded by the coding sequence ATGAAACAGCTCTTATACCAAATTTCCAGTTGGAGAAACTACCTCCAACGCCTGATGTTGTCGGTAGTGTTGATATTGGCGACAACTGTGCTGGTTGCTGACCCGGCTTTTGCTACGGGTGTGTATGAAATGCCTAGCCTTGCAGCAGGCTCTAGCACCTGGGTACTTGACAAGGGCGAAGTTGTCAGTCGCGTCACCGAAGGCAAAATTAGCAGCTTGCTAGAGAATTTAGCCAAACAGACGGGCAATGAAGTCAGAATAGTCACCATTCGCCACCTTGACTACGACGAAACAATCGAAAGTTTTACAAATAAGCTGTTTGAAAAATGGTTTCCAACACCAGAGGCGCAAGCTAATCAAACTTTGCTAACGATCGATACCGTCACCAACAGCACGGCAATTCGGACTGGGGACAAAGTAAAATCGATCATGCCCGATGAAATTGCCCAGAGTGTGGCCTCAGAAACCGTACAAGTACCGCTGCGACAAGGTGATAAATATAACCAAGCTTTCGAGGATGCAGGCGATCGCTTAGTTGCCGTATTATCCGGTCAGCCAGATCCAGGGCCACCCCAAGTAGTAGCAGAAAACGTTCGGGTAGAAGGAACCTTTAAAAAGGCAGAAGAAACCGATAAAGGCAGTTCTACTGTCTGGGTAGTTGGTTTGCTAATTGCCGCCACCGTTATCCCAATGGCGACTTACTTTTGGTATCAGTCAATGAGTTCTTAG
- a CDS encoding DUF4346 domain-containing protein, whose amino-acid sequence MNQTSENLAAIDDNLSKRNIELDPGGYFIIYLDRDAGLICAKHFTNVIDDRGLAVDPETGKVIPAKGKVERTYSTIYTGRTAKELCVNIFEETQPCPVTLLDHAAYLGREFVLAQMALISGQEYVQD is encoded by the coding sequence ATGAATCAAACTTCTGAAAACCTTGCTGCAATTGATGACAACCTTTCTAAGCGCAATATCGAACTCGACCCTGGGGGATATTTTATTATCTACCTCGATCGCGATGCCGGACTGATTTGTGCCAAGCATTTTACGAATGTAATTGACGATCGCGGTTTAGCCGTTGACCCCGAAACTGGAAAGGTAATTCCCGCAAAAGGTAAAGTGGAACGAACTTACAGCACCATATATACTGGCAGAACTGCAAAGGAACTTTGCGTCAATATTTTTGAAGAAACTCAGCCCTGTCCAGTCACGCTTCTAGATCATGCCGCTTATCTAGGCCGAGAGTTTGTTTTGGCCCAGATGGCTCTAATTAGCGGTCAAGAATACGTTCAGGACTAA
- a CDS encoding SDR family oxidoreductase produces the protein MSKGKLDGKVALVTGSSRGIGRAIAQRLASDGASVVVNYAGSADKANEVVAIVKNLGGQAIAVQADIGKTADIHRLFDQTIETFGKIDILVNNAGISFYKLIADLTEEDFDKIFTINVKGTFFACQEATKRMADGGRIINFSSTLTALMLPTYGAYSATKGAVEQITRVLAKELGARGITVNAVSPGPTDTELFTADKTEEQKNRFAQMAALGRLGEVEDIADAVAFLASEDARWITGQNIRVNGGIA, from the coding sequence ATGTCAAAAGGTAAATTGGATGGAAAAGTAGCCTTGGTGACAGGTTCGTCGCGAGGAATCGGTCGCGCGATCGCCCAACGTCTTGCTAGTGATGGCGCTTCGGTAGTAGTCAATTATGCCGGTAGCGCCGACAAAGCGAATGAGGTTGTAGCGATCGTCAAAAACTTAGGAGGACAAGCTATTGCCGTACAAGCGGATATTGGCAAAACGGCTGATATTCATCGCCTTTTTGACCAAACAATTGAAACTTTCGGCAAAATCGATATTTTGGTAAACAATGCCGGAATATCTTTCTATAAGCTTATTGCTGATCTCACAGAAGAAGATTTTGACAAAATTTTTACCATCAATGTAAAAGGTACTTTTTTTGCTTGCCAAGAAGCAACAAAACGTATGGCGGATGGAGGGCGCATTATCAATTTTTCCAGCACGTTGACTGCTTTGATGCTACCTACCTATGGTGCCTATTCAGCCACAAAGGGTGCGGTTGAGCAAATAACGCGAGTGCTTGCCAAAGAGTTGGGGGCACGTGGAATCACGGTAAATGCTGTTTCTCCGGGTCCAACTGATACCGAGCTTTTCACCGCCGACAAGACAGAAGAACAGAAAAATCGTTTCGCCCAAATGGCAGCATTAGGTCGCCTTGGAGAAGTAGAAGACATCGCCGATGCGGTCGCTTTTCTGGCAAGCGAAGATGCACGTTGGATTACAGGTCAGAACATTCGTGTAAATGGCGGCATAGCATAA
- a CDS encoding GNAT family N-acetyltransferase, which translates to MLEQLKPSYDLNWINQIGDIPQQQWDALAMPLKTPFLEWEWLHNLETSGSVKAQTGWLPQHLTVWRNRELIAAAPLYVKGHSYGEFVFDHQWADLASRLGVQYYPKLLGMTPFTPAEGYRFLIAPGEDEDELTELMVAAIDRFCASNRISGCNFLYVDPEWRRVMERHGFISWLHHSYIWQNKGFNTFDDYLGVFNANQRRNIKRERKAVTQAGLRLETLTGDEIPKLLFSQMYSFYSDHCDKFGWWGSKYLTKRFFEQLYPEYRHRVLFVAAYNEQNDQHPMGMSFCIAKGDRLYGRYWGCNQEIDFLHFDACYYSPIEWAIAHGIQTFDPGAGGHHKKRRGFPASANHSLHRFYNPRLSQILRSYISQVNEMELQEIDAINEDIPFSRREVPLDVEL; encoded by the coding sequence ATGCTAGAACAACTCAAGCCGAGCTATGACCTTAACTGGATTAACCAAATCGGCGACATTCCGCAACAGCAGTGGGATGCCCTCGCAATGCCCCTGAAAACGCCTTTCCTCGAATGGGAATGGTTGCACAATTTAGAAACGTCTGGCAGTGTTAAGGCTCAAACTGGATGGCTTCCCCAACATCTGACGGTGTGGCGAAACAGAGAGCTAATTGCGGCTGCTCCACTTTATGTTAAAGGTCATAGTTACGGCGAGTTTGTCTTCGATCATCAATGGGCAGATTTGGCTAGTCGTTTGGGTGTGCAGTATTACCCGAAACTCTTGGGGATGACGCCGTTTACGCCTGCTGAAGGTTATCGCTTTTTAATTGCGCCTGGCGAAGATGAGGATGAGCTAACAGAGTTAATGGTAGCGGCGATCGATCGTTTTTGCGCCAGTAACCGCATTTCGGGCTGCAATTTCCTCTATGTTGACCCAGAATGGCGAAGAGTGATGGAACGCCACGGTTTCATCAGTTGGTTGCACCACAGCTATATTTGGCAAAACAAAGGCTTTAATACTTTTGATGATTATTTGGGCGTTTTTAATGCCAATCAGCGCCGCAACATCAAACGGGAACGCAAAGCTGTGACACAAGCGGGTTTGCGACTCGAAACCCTGACAGGCGATGAAATTCCTAAGTTGCTATTTAGTCAGATGTACAGCTTTTATAGCGACCATTGCGATAAGTTTGGCTGGTGGGGAAGCAAATATCTGACTAAGCGCTTTTTTGAACAACTTTATCCCGAATACCGGCATCGTGTCTTATTTGTAGCTGCTTACAACGAACAAAACGACCAGCACCCGATGGGAATGTCTTTTTGTATCGCAAAAGGCGATCGACTCTACGGACGTTACTGGGGTTGCAATCAAGAAATTGACTTCCTGCATTTTGATGCTTGCTACTATAGCCCAATCGAGTGGGCGATCGCGCACGGCATCCAAACTTTTGACCCTGGTGCAGGCGGACACCACAAAAAACGTCGCGGTTTCCCCGCTAGTGCCAATCACAGCCTGCACCGCTTTTATAACCCCCGCCTCAGCCAAATTCTGCGGTCTTACATCAGCCAAGTCAACGAAATGGAGCTGCAAGAAATCGATGCTATTAACGAGGATATTCCCTTTAGCCGCCGCGAAGTTCCACTTGATGTTGAGTTGTAA